The following proteins are co-located in the Candidatus Zixiibacteriota bacterium genome:
- a CDS encoding tetratricopeptide repeat protein: MKNQPEHRAAYISSGLILALFAAATLIEIRLLWGFNFGAFLPSGAVGVGLTLGVLLMWSSLSLGIQGRLDGVSTIIADNRRLRLVVPLLLVLAIGALFKYYESSATLLGDAVLRLSQIDDGRLLLPTEMGDFFVHAILCRVFFIPNQFSAETCYNVVSVACGLFFVVGAWRLAAYMTARQSIQLFLILISSGMTVLFFGYIESYSILAAMLPFVLLQALKVVDGHGSAWKFLALYLVAGLVHAVAFFLFLGPVVLVFLLSHGSDDLKVARVNRSLSFLFISILCLGYLGRSMGWFGLERQLLGLVGREGFELALFTADHGWNLVNWVLLSGLPILFFLPILAVRKHSGAELNRRLLLAIWLAVPAGLFVVFFAPQLGGPRDWDLFSLPMFLISSAVLIGYIARPQRSIPPQVLPVLLVGAVSTFAFAYVNSSPVLSADRFAQVLQTTKFKNQIHEYTALMDHARKYPELTDRRLQYALQAWDQPPYKRVDSSFILNYLNWMTGYSSQDGHVPVDVPGFLKSESASRDRSLLLAVYYLRFGGDIDLLQTADHLEQRFDEDVKARLYAGILFMKTNRLDECLRNFEAAYQLDSNDVEVLTAYAGFQYQADNLQQTIILLDRAVELNPNSFQAHYSLAVALNDSGQLDLAVEHLSKARELAVGQSRRRKVEATWRTLTKTIQNRKK, translated from the coding sequence ATGAAGAATCAACCCGAACATCGGGCAGCTTATATTTCAAGCGGGCTGATTCTGGCTCTGTTTGCAGCCGCTACATTAATAGAGATCAGACTATTGTGGGGATTCAATTTCGGGGCATTCCTTCCCAGCGGCGCGGTTGGAGTTGGGTTGACTCTCGGTGTACTATTAATGTGGTCGAGCCTGAGTTTGGGGATTCAAGGTCGGCTCGATGGCGTCTCCACTATAATAGCTGACAACAGGCGCTTGCGGTTGGTTGTGCCTCTGCTGTTGGTGTTGGCGATTGGGGCGTTGTTCAAATACTATGAGTCTTCGGCTACCTTGTTGGGCGATGCTGTCCTCAGGCTCAGCCAGATCGACGATGGTCGCCTTCTACTGCCGACAGAGATGGGTGATTTCTTTGTGCACGCGATTTTGTGCCGAGTCTTTTTCATCCCAAACCAGTTCAGCGCGGAAACTTGTTATAATGTAGTCAGTGTTGCCTGTGGCCTGTTTTTTGTGGTTGGTGCCTGGCGACTGGCTGCCTATATGACTGCCCGGCAGTCGATCCAGCTGTTTTTGATCTTGATCAGTTCGGGGATGACGGTCCTGTTCTTTGGGTACATTGAAAGCTACTCCATTCTTGCGGCGATGTTACCCTTTGTGCTTTTGCAGGCGCTTAAAGTTGTGGACGGCCATGGATCGGCGTGGAAGTTCCTGGCCCTATATCTGGTAGCGGGTCTGGTTCATGCGGTGGCCTTTTTTCTCTTCTTGGGCCCAGTGGTCCTGGTTTTCCTTTTGTCGCACGGATCTGATGACCTGAAGGTGGCGAGGGTCAATCGTAGTTTGTCATTTCTCTTCATTTCGATTCTGTGCCTTGGCTATCTGGGTCGTTCGATGGGTTGGTTTGGTCTGGAGCGTCAGCTTCTTGGTTTGGTCGGACGGGAAGGATTTGAACTGGCTCTGTTCACGGCCGATCACGGCTGGAATCTGGTCAACTGGGTGCTTCTTTCGGGGTTGCCGATCCTTTTCTTTCTTCCAATCTTGGCGGTGCGAAAGCACAGCGGTGCTGAACTCAATCGAAGACTACTGCTGGCCATTTGGCTGGCCGTACCAGCGGGGTTGTTTGTGGTTTTCTTTGCACCCCAATTGGGTGGGCCACGAGACTGGGATCTGTTCTCATTGCCGATGTTTCTGATTTCGTCGGCCGTACTGATAGGATACATCGCTCGTCCCCAACGTTCGATTCCGCCTCAGGTTTTGCCGGTGTTGTTGGTTGGAGCGGTATCGACTTTCGCATTCGCCTATGTCAACAGTTCGCCTGTGTTATCGGCGGATCGTTTCGCGCAGGTCTTACAGACGACTAAGTTCAAAAACCAGATTCACGAATACACCGCCCTCATGGATCACGCCCGCAAGTATCCGGAGTTGACCGACCGCAGGCTTCAGTATGCGCTGCAAGCATGGGACCAACCACCTTACAAGCGGGTCGATTCCAGCTTCATTCTGAACTATCTGAACTGGATGACCGGTTACAGTAGTCAGGATGGCCATGTTCCGGTTGATGTCCCGGGTTTTCTAAAAAGTGAGAGCGCCAGTCGAGACCGGTCGTTGTTGTTGGCCGTTTACTATCTCCGCTTTGGAGGAGATATCGATCTTCTACAGACCGCCGACCACTTGGAGCAACGATTCGATGAGGATGTCAAGGCACGTCTCTATGCCGGCATACTTTTCATGAAAACCAACCGTCTGGACGAATGTCTGAGGAACTTCGAAGCGGCGTATCAGCTTGACAGTAATGATGTCGAAGTGCTCACAGCTTACGCTGGGTTCCAATACCAGGCTGACAATCTGCAACAGACAATCATCCTGCTAGACCGTGCTGTTGAGTTGAATCCAAATAGTTTTCAGGCGCACTATAGTCTGGCCGTGGCCCTTAACGATAGTGGTCAGTTAGATTTGGCTGTTGAACACCTATCGAAAGCCAGAGAGCTGGCGGTCGGTCAATCGCGACGCCGAAAGGTCGAGGCCACCTGGCGGACTTTGACCAAGACGATTCAGAATCGAAAAAAGTAA